AGCGCGTCTTTACCGACGGGCGGCAAAACCCGGTCGGGGACGTGTTCGCCCTCAAGCACCTGCTGGCGCACGCCCGGCGTCTGGCGACCGACGCCCGCGAGGCGACCGCCCTGCTGGCCCGGCACGCGGACGGCGGCGCCGCCGACCTGGTGCGCTACCGCGACGTGCAGGACTCCTTTACCCGCGCCGCCAGCCGGGTGGACCTGCTGCGCGACCACCTCACCAGCCTGCTCGACCTGCACCTGAACCTGCAAAGCCAGCGCATGAACGAGGTGATGCGGACCCTGACCGCCGTCAGCGTGGTCTTCTTGCCGCTGACCTTCCTGGCGGGCGTGTGGGGCATGAACTTCCGGCACATGCCCGAGCTGCCCTGGCGTTACGGCTACGCGCTGGCCTGGGCGAGTTTCCTCTTGATCGCCGGGCTGCTGGCCTACCTGTTCAAGCGCCGGGGGTGGTGGTAAGGATGGGGGATATGGAGCTGAAGGTCGTCGGTCGTGAACATCTGCCCGGCGTCATGGCCCTGTGCGGGGCGGAAGGATACGGGTCGTACACGGAAGATGCCGGGATGACCTGGCGGGCGCTCACCAATCCCGGAGTCACCACCCTCGTCGCTGTACAGGGGGACCGGGTGCTCGGCGTGGCGCAGATGCTGGGCGACGGGGTGATTCAGGCCTTCCTCGTGCTGCTGGTCGTCCACCCGGAGGCGCGGGGAAGGGGCCTGGGGCGGCGACTCGTCGAGGAAACCTTCGCGCGGGCGGGGGGCAAGCGGGTGGACCTGCTCGCCGAGGAGGGTGCGGAGGCGTTTTACTCGCGGTTCGCGCACCGCCGTAAACCCGGATTCCGGCTGTATCCGGGGCTGCCCTCCTGATGCGCACCTAGACCCGCTCCAGCGCCGCGTGCGGCTCCGGCGGCAACTCCACGCGCACCCGGTCACCCGGCCGGACCACGCCCCCCGCCCGCACGACCCCCATCACACCCGCCTTGCGAATCAACCCGCCGTGCTCGTCCCGCCCCAGCACCGCCGCGAGCAATCCGGGCTGGAAGGCGCCGATCTGCGCGCAGGGATTGCGCAGGCCCGTGACCTCCACCACCGCCTCCCCGCCCAGATGCAGGCGGGTGCCCCTGGGCAGGCTCAGCAGGTCCACGCCGCGCGTCAGCACATTTTCGCCCAGGTCGCCGGGGCGCACCGTGAAGCCCTGCCGGGCCAGTTCCTCCAGCAGCTCGGCGTGCAGGAGGTGGACTTGCCGCAGGTTGGGCTGCTCCGGGTTCTGCGCCACCCGCGAGCGGTGTTGGACGGTCCCGCCCGCGTGCGCGTCGCCCGCCACGCCCAGCCCCGCGAGGAGCCGCACCTCGGGCTGAAGGTATTTGCTGAAGCTGTGGACCGGGCTGAGGCTGACCGCCTCCACGACCCCGGTCATTCCAGCGCGCCCACCCCGGTCAGGTGCCGCCCGACGATCAGGGTGTGGATGTCGTGGGTGCCCTCGTAGGTGTCCACGGTCTCCAGGTTGAGCATGTGGCGGATCACCGGGTACTCGGTGGTGATGCCGTTGCCGCCCAGCAGCTCGCGGGCCAGCCGCGCGCCCGTCAGCGCGACGCGGACGTTGTTGCGCTTGGCGAGGCTGACCTGCGCGAAGTTCATGCGGCCCGCGTCCTTGAGCTGCCCGAGCCGCCACGCCAGCAGCAGCCCCGCCGAGTGGTCGGTCGCCATGCGGACCAGCTTGTCCTGCACCAGCTGGCGCGAGGCGATGGGTTTGCCGAAGGTCGTGCGGCTGCCGGTGTACTCCAGCGCCGCCGCCAATACCGCCTCCAGCGCCCCCAGCGCGCCCCAGGCGATCCCGAAGCGGGCCGAGGTGAGGCACGAGAGCGGCGACCGCAGCCCCCCCGACCCCGGCAGCAGGTTGGCGGCCGGAATGCGGCAGTCCTCCAGCACGATCTCGCCCGTCACCGAGGCGCGCAGGCTCATCTTGCGCTCGATCTTGGGCGCGCTGAAGCCGGGCGCGTCGGTGGGCACGACAAAGCCGCGCACCACGCCTTCCTCGTCCTTGGCCCACACCACCGCGAGGTCGGCTTCCGGGCTGTTGGTGATCCACATCTTGTTGCCGTTCAGGACGTACCCGTCGCCGTCCCGGCGGGCGCGGGTCCGCATGGCGCCGGGGTCCGAGCCGCCGTCGGGTTCGGTGAGGCCGAAGCAGCCGATCAGTTCGCCGGACGCCAGGCCGGGCAGGTACTTCTGCTTTTGCTCCTCGGAGCCGTACTCGTGGATGGGGAACATCACCAGGCTGCCCTGCACGCTGGCGGCCGACCGCAGGCCGCTGTCCACCCGCTCCAGCTCGTACATCATCGCCCCGTAGGCGCTGTAGGACGTGCCTGCGCCGCCGTAGGCCTCCGGGGTGGTGGGGCCGAGCAGGCCCATCTGCCCGAACTGCCGCATCACCTCGCGCACGGGCAGCTCGCCCCGGTCCCACCAGTCGGCGATCTTGGGCAGCAGTTCCGCGTCGCAAAAGCCGCGCACGCTCTCGCGGATGAGTCTCTCGTCGGGCGAGAGCAGGTCGAAGACGGCGAATTCGTCGATCATGGGAGGCTCCGGGGGGTGGAAAGTGGGTTGTGGGAGGTGAGAGAGGACCGGGACGAGTCTACCCGCCGGGGAGACGGTACACGCGCCGGGCGTTCTCGTCGGTCACGCGCTCCAGCTCGCCCGCCTCCAGCCCGCGCAGCGCGGCGACGAACTCCAGCGTGTGGCGCACGTAGCCGGGGCGGTTGGGCTTGCCGCGTCTGGGCACCGGGGCCAGAAAGGGCGCGTCGGTTTCCAGCAGCAGCTGACTCAGCGGCACCGTGCGGGCCGCCTCCTGAATCTCGCGGGCGTTCTTGTAGGTCGTGTTGCCCGCAAAGCCGAAATACGCGCCGCGTTCGACGCCGCAGCGCCGCAGCCCCGGATGCCCCGAAAAGCAGTGCAGGATGACGGGAAGGTCCGGCCAGGCGGCCAGCACGTCCATCACGCCCCGGTGCGCCGAGTCCTGTCCGGCCTTGTCGCGCACGTGAATCACCAGCGGCTTGCCCACCCGCGCGGCGAGGTCGAGTTGCCACTCGAAGGCGGAAAGCTGCGCGGCCCGCCGGGTGTCGTCCCAGTAGTCGTCCAGCCCGCTCTCCCCGATGCCGACCACCCGGGGATGCAGCGCCAGGGCTTCGAGGTCGGTGCGGGCGTCCGGGCTGTCCTCCCCGCTGCTCGTCGGGTGCAGGCCCACGGTCGCCCACACGTCCGGGAACGTCTCGGCCAGCGCCACCGCGTTGCGCGCGTGCTCGGGGCTGGCGCCGATGCAGACCATCCCCGTGAGGCCGAGTTCGTCCCGCGCCGAGGCCGGGTCGTCCAGAAAATCGAGGTGGCAGTGGGTGTCGATCATGGGGGAGAGGGTACGCGGTGCGCGGGGGGCGGTGCGCGGCGCGGGGCGCTTTCCGGGGTCGCGCCGCCCGCTTCCCCCGGCCCACTCACCTCCCGTCAGTCCCCCCCCACCACTCTCATGAGGGGGGGGCGCTAGAGTGCCCGCGTGCTGAAAGTGGGGGTGTGGGTACTGGCCGGGCTGGCCCTGTTCGCGGCGGTGTTCGCGCTGCTGCCGGGCACGGGGGGAGGCGCGGCGCGCACCGGGGCGACGCTGGAGGGCGTGGCGCTGAACCTGTATCCGGCCCGCGACCCGGACGCCGTGTGGCGCTTTCAGGCCGGGCAGGTGACCAGCGATCCGCTGGCGGGCGAGACCCGGCTGACCGGGCTGTCCAACGGCGGGCGCTGGGTGCAGCGGCGCGGCGAGGGCGGCCAGCCTGCCGGAGCGCCGGTCCTCGACGCCACGCTGGACGCCCCCGACCTCACCATCGACGCGCAGGACAACATGCTGACCCGTCAGGCCCGCATCACCCTGGTGCAGGAGTGTGCGGACATCGACCTTCAGGGCACGCCGGGGCAGCCTGTGCGGGTCGAGCAGGGCGCCGGGTTCAGTGCCCCGCTGGCCAGGGTGGATGCACCGTCACTCAAGGCGCGGATTCCTCAACTGCGTATGAGCTTCGACTTTCAGATTCTGGACGCGGGCGCAGCGGAATTCAGCAGCGACCTCGACGCCACCGAGACCTGCGTGAACGGGAAACGTGTGACCTCCGACCCGCCGTCCCCCGCCCCTTCCCCGACAGGAGACCCGACATGAACCGAATGAAACTTCCCCTGCTGACCCTGGCGCTGGCCGCCACCACCGTCCTCGCCCAGGGCACCAGCGAGAAACGCATCATCAATATCCAGGGGGCGCCGCGCGGCGACCTGCGCACCGGGCCGCTGACCTTCAGCGGCAACCCCGTCAAGGCCACCGTGAGCAGCCTCCAGATTCAGGCTGCGCAGGCGACCCTGGCCGCGCCCCCCGGAACGCCCCTCACGACCGCCAAGGGCAAGCGCACCGCCAGCTTCAAAGACAACGTGCTGGTCACGCGCGGGCGCCTGACGGCCAAGGGCGGGCAGCTCGCCTACAACGAGGCGACCGGGCAGGGCGTGATGAGCGCTGGCCCCACCGCGACCTTCGTGCCCGAGGACAAGAGTAGCGGCGACACCGTCAACATCAGCGCCACTCAGATGAGCCTGGACGTGGACAACAACGTGTCCACCTCCACCGGGAACGTGCGCCTGACCAACGGCAACCAGAGCGGCCGGGCCGACCGGCTGATTTTCGACGAGGACCGCGAACTCGCCCAGCTCACCGGCAACCCCACCCTGACCCGCGCGGCCAAGGGCAACCAGAAGGAACTCACCATCACCGCGCAGGAGGTCCGCGCCCGCACGGCGGCCAACACGCTGTATGTGCGCGGCGGCGTGCGGCTGGTGCAGGGCACCCTGACGACCACCGGCAACGCCGTGTACTACGACGACAAGAAGAACGTCGCCTACGTGGTCGGCAACGCGGTCAGCGTGGACTCCAAGAGCAAGGTGACGGTTCGGGCGCCCGCCAGCGGGTACCTGGAGCAGCGCACCGATCTGGCGCGCGTGCGTGCCCTGAACAGCGCCTACCAGATTCCCACCGAGCAGTTCAAGCTGCGGACCGAATAGATGGGCGACGGGGGTAAGGTATGAGGATGCGGCGACCGCTGCTGCTGGCGCTGACCCTGCCCCTGGCCGTGGGGGCTGTCCTGCCGGTGTGGGTGCAGGCGCAGGAGACTCCGCCCTCCGTGTCCCCCGCCCCGGCGCCGTCCCCC
The sequence above is a segment of the Deinococcus budaensis genome. Coding sequences within it:
- a CDS encoding magnesium transporter CorA family protein; amino-acid sequence: MIRAKTLTGSDLEWTGQTGQVWVDAQAVTPPELERLRAAFPLNRLAVEDALERGHWSRAEAYPEHTFITVRSFARPAEADEFTERVSVFLFPDAVLTLSSQGTRALEAVWKLLGRGSVNTPPEIVYELLDETADSFFALADTLETRVDALEERVFTDGRQNPVGDVFALKHLLAHARRLATDAREATALLARHADGGAADLVRYRDVQDSFTRAASRVDLLRDHLTSLLDLHLNLQSQRMNEVMRTLTAVSVVFLPLTFLAGVWGMNFRHMPELPWRYGYALAWASFLLIAGLLAYLFKRRGWW
- a CDS encoding GNAT family N-acetyltransferase, whose protein sequence is MELKVVGREHLPGVMALCGAEGYGSYTEDAGMTWRALTNPGVTTLVAVQGDRVLGVAQMLGDGVIQAFLVLLVVHPEARGRGLGRRLVEETFARAGGKRVDLLAEEGAEAFYSRFAHRRKPGFRLYPGLPS
- a CDS encoding MOSC domain-containing protein, with translation MTGVVEAVSLSPVHSFSKYLQPEVRLLAGLGVAGDAHAGGTVQHRSRVAQNPEQPNLRQVHLLHAELLEELARQGFTVRPGDLGENVLTRGVDLLSLPRGTRLHLGGEAVVEVTGLRNPCAQIGAFQPGLLAAVLGRDEHGGLIRKAGVMGVVRAGGVVRPGDRVRVELPPEPHAALERV
- a CDS encoding acyl-CoA dehydrogenase family protein — encoded protein: MIDEFAVFDLLSPDERLIRESVRGFCDAELLPKIADWWDRGELPVREVMRQFGQMGLLGPTTPEAYGGAGTSYSAYGAMMYELERVDSGLRSAASVQGSLVMFPIHEYGSEEQKQKYLPGLASGELIGCFGLTEPDGGSDPGAMRTRARRDGDGYVLNGNKMWITNSPEADLAVVWAKDEEGVVRGFVVPTDAPGFSAPKIERKMSLRASVTGEIVLEDCRIPAANLLPGSGGLRSPLSCLTSARFGIAWGALGALEAVLAAALEYTGSRTTFGKPIASRQLVQDKLVRMATDHSAGLLLAWRLGQLKDAGRMNFAQVSLAKRNNVRVALTGARLARELLGGNGITTEYPVIRHMLNLETVDTYEGTHDIHTLIVGRHLTGVGALE
- a CDS encoding TatD family hydrolase; its protein translation is MIDTHCHLDFLDDPASARDELGLTGMVCIGASPEHARNAVALAETFPDVWATVGLHPTSSGEDSPDARTDLEALALHPRVVGIGESGLDDYWDDTRRAAQLSAFEWQLDLAARVGKPLVIHVRDKAGQDSAHRGVMDVLAAWPDLPVILHCFSGHPGLRRCGVERGAYFGFAGNTTYKNAREIQEAARTVPLSQLLLETDAPFLAPVPRRGKPNRPGYVRHTLEFVAALRGLEAGELERVTDENARRVYRLPGG
- a CDS encoding LptA/OstA family protein, translating into MNRMKLPLLTLALAATTVLAQGTSEKRIINIQGAPRGDLRTGPLTFSGNPVKATVSSLQIQAAQATLAAPPGTPLTTAKGKRTASFKDNVLVTRGRLTAKGGQLAYNEATGQGVMSAGPTATFVPEDKSSGDTVNISATQMSLDVDNNVSTSTGNVRLTNGNQSGRADRLIFDEDRELAQLTGNPTLTRAAKGNQKELTITAQEVRARTAANTLYVRGGVRLVQGTLTTTGNAVYYDDKKNVAYVVGNAVSVDSKSKVTVRAPASGYLEQRTDLARVRALNSAYQIPTEQFKLRTE